The sequence below is a genomic window from Stigmatopora nigra isolate UIUO_SnigA chromosome 4, RoL_Snig_1.1, whole genome shotgun sequence.
TtaatttttgttaaataaagaAACTATATTTTTGGAGATATTTTAAATAAGGGGTATCACTAAGTATCATTAGGTTGTAGTTTGACACCCCCTAAAGGAATAGAAAGGCACGGCAACATAGGCGCTGTGGACTTcgatttttattatataaattgttttgacatttatttgttgGGTAATGGCTCCATTGGGAATTAAACTCTAATctctaatgaacaaaaaaaatccaggtaATGAATCTTTCTTATTGGTCAAAAATATCATTATAGGGTTCAATTCCCTATACTTACAAAGAAAGATAAGTTATTGTAGATCATGTATACCAAGTGCTCCATACCGTCTGGTTTCAGCTCAACAGGGTATTCAATTTgcgcaatgaaaaaaaatataatgtgttTCCGCCCGGTTTCGAAccggggacctttcgcgtgtgaggcgaacgtgataaccactacactacggAAACGCTTGGTGCAATAGGGAGCTGttgcatttataaataaatacataacgcCCTTTTCTACAGTTGATAAATCCATTTCTAAATAATTCATCCTTATTCTCATGAACTATtacgaataaaaataaatgccatCAAATACAAGTTAAACTGCACTCTTAGTTAAATCCTTTCGACATTCTACCACTAGATGCCAACATTAATCAACTGTTACTGCACAGTTCATGTCACTATGGGAGAGCACTACATTTAAACCTTCAgttcctctcatctcattttctgatccgctttatccttactagggtcacagggggtgctggagcttatcctagcTGACCTTGGCCCAGAGACGGGGGacaacagcctgaattggtggccagccgatttcagggcacaaggagacggacaaccatgtacactcagTACTATCAGTCAGAGTCTATTTTTATTAGAGCTCTGCCTCTAAGATGATCGTGGACCCTCCCATGGCCCTCCCCTAGTGTCAGTTGTTCATGTTTATTATGTAGAGGGTAGCTGTCATACGGTTCCGAGGGATGCAGCAGCCCTCCACAAGCAAGGCCCTTTCTCTGGTTGCTTTGTTGTTATTGGAGCCGCTTTGACGATGGAGACGAGCCCTATACCGGTAATGACAGTCCAAACCACCCCTTTTGAGGACCAGCGGCCCGGTACCAATGGCTTGCGGAGGAAGACGGTTGTGTTCGAGAGTAAGAAGAATTACCTTCAGAACTACATCCAGAGCGTCCTGTCCTCCATCGACCTCCGGGACCGGCAGGGCTGCACCATGGTGGTCGGCAGCGACGGTCGCTACCTGAGCCGCGGGGCCATCGAGGTCATCGTCCAGATGGCGGCAGCCAATGGGGTGAGTACAAAGGGGGCACATTGAATAAATGGGACCCCATTCTTGTTATATGattgatcattatttttaagtgtgtaaaaaaatatgtttagacTCCCaaaccctttatagggcaaaTTTaactggggttgagggtttgatcccaagtcagtcctcactgtgtccTTGGCCTTGtgttggttttctccgggtactccagtttcctcccacatcccaaaaatgtacagggtaggctggttgaacactctaaatttcccctaagtGTAAATGTGAGAATGAATAGTTGTCTTTCTCCTAGTACCCTGATttaaagggtgtttttttttaaatgaaaagggaTGTGGTTTGATTAAATGCACAACATTATTTGACTTACATTATGTTTAGAGTGAACTTCCACTGGATATTCGATAACAATCATAAAACAagcatttcccttttttaaagaacTGCCACTTGATATTGGGAATATTGCAGCGGTTGTAACATAAAGCAAAAAGTTTAAACCGAGTCCTAACTTATATCCTAAAATACATCCAAGTAACGTTACTCCTAAATCAAGTTACCAATGCGTTTAAATTAGACAAAAGGCCTCTTTGAAACAGGTAGCCTGAGTCAGTTCCTCTCTAAAACAACTCGGGTTTCACAATGTCCACTGCACTTTTGACACATCGATAAGATTCGATTAACCAATTGTTTGTGTTAACTCGATTTAACTTTTCTACGAGCCAAATAATGAAAggtggaagagagagagagtaaatcCCTTCAGTACTGCTCTGACATCTTCATAATTGTTCTGGAGCCCTTCCAAGGGAACATCAGAAGGGAATACGATTTTGTTTATGAGACAAATGTCTCTGAGTGTCAGTCTTATCAGCACTTCCATCCATCCTGCTCTATTTTCCGGTCTTATGTTTGTTCCCCTGCCCCTCGCCTACTCTCAAGTTTGACTCTTAAGTGGACAGAACTCAAGATGGTTCCGATACATTACCACATATAACGCTATAAAATGCACACCCTGGACAATCATGAGCATAAATGCCTAACTGCTGGGGACACTATTATTATGGTATGCAGTTACTATTTATAAGTGGCAGACAATTATAAATAGTGTGGCTCcctctgttattttatttagcttCCACGTGGGACataattttattccaaaaatgtatttggacaATACAGTTCTACCTAATAATAGACACTTTATTTACCTCCCTCTGTATGAATGgttctttatttattaattggGTATTTCATAATGGAGTAGTGATTACATTGCAAAATTCACCagttattttagattttaagcatttatgtttttagtgtGACTGCCTGACTTTGTCTAATTACTTTTTGGTCTGTTAAGTGGCTTGTGCACcacattttgaaacatttcattGTTTGGAGTAAAGATTCAAGTTGTTTCTGTGCTTACTTTGTGCAGATTGGTCGCTTAGTCATTGGCCACAATGGCCTCCTGTCCACCCCTGCTGTGTCCTGCATCATCAGGAAGATCAAAGCAATCGGTGGGATAATCCTCACAGCCAGTCACAATCCCGGAGGCCCTGGAAAGGATTTTGGTGTCAAGTTTAACGTAGCTAATGGAGGTGAGGATGGATTATAATCAGTAGAACGATATCtaggaaaaatgtaaatttctTATACTTGTATGCTCAATGGTCGCCTTCGGTGTACACAATACGTAGGTCCATCTCCAGACTCGGTGATGGAGAGGATCCATCAGGTGAGCCGCAAGCTGGAAGAGTATGCAATCTGCCCCGACCTTCGCATCGACCTCTCCAGGCTGGGACGACACGACTTTGACCTTGAAAACAAGTTCAAACCTTTTCGAGGTATACTTGTTAgtattcttgaaaaaaaaactttcatgcAATATATTGTGCTGTGACTTACAATATGTCTTTACCGTCAACTTTGTGCATGACCTCTGAACTTAAAAATCCTTGTCTTACTTTGTTGGCTGGCAAGGTTTGCAGTTGCTACACACCTGCAAGAAAACAACTATGTTGATAATGTTTTAACTTAGGAATTACACTTAATTGTGTCTTCCAGTGGAGATTGTAGACTCTGTTGAGGTGTATCTCCAACTCCTACGAAACATCTTTGACTTCAGCGCCATCAAAAGTCTCCTGACAGGACCCGAGCAGCTGAGAATAAGTATTGATGCTATGAACGGAGGTGAGCCTCTTATGATCTTGGGTTAATAGCCAACCGAACTTGTTGTCAGTGTTAATGGCATCTCCTCTGCTGTTACAGTGATGGGCCCTTATGTCCGTAGGATCCTATGCGATGAGCTTGGAGCCCCTGCAAATTCCGCTGTCAACTGCATCCCAATGGAAGACTTTGGGGGCCGGCCCCCCGAGCCCAATCTGACATATGCCTCTTCACTGGTGGATGCCATGAACGGAGGCGACTTTGGCTTGGGCGCTGCCTTTGACGCAGACGGGGTGAGTATCTTACATTGCTACAGTCTGGAGGGCGAGACAATGTGGGACAGATAGCATGTACTATCTCAGCTGTTTGGCACAATACTGACTCAGTGCCACCTCTTAGGGAACAAAGTGCCTTTAAAAGCCTTGCCTGCTCATGCTAATATAGAGATACACTGAATATGTAGAGGTGTGTGGTCATTTGTTCCATTATTAGAATGCCAGGCGGGAAGCAAATAAGTAATTCTAGTTCAATCTAGTCAGGCAGTCAGCTAAAGctttaaatacattatttaaaatatggCATAATTCCTTCATATAAATGTTCAAAGTCTAAGCATGAAGAGCGTCCATTGATCCATTGGTGCtttaaatcatccaaaaaatgtGCCCAAATACGGCACGCCGAGAGAGAGAGTGTCAGTGAAACTAATTTTGTCTAAAAGCACAGAGATAGTCAAATCAGTATAAACATGACATGTAGTAAATTAAAATAAGATCCGGTTAAGCATTTTAGAGGCATGGAAAAGCATCCAGAGGTTGCATTTTTCTAAAAATGGGCTTTAAAAAgggaatgttttcttttcttaaaaaaaaacattcactagTGTTTTGCTGGGAAAATAGGGTTGAGTTATCTTCTCCATTAAACCCTATAAATGGCTCAAATTTTCCACCAAGTCTTCCAATTGTTATCATTTGTACTTAAAAGGGGCAACACaccatttttcttgaaaaatgattttatcatCAGTGGAGTTATGTCATTTGAGCTCTCATAAGAATCAGAACTCTCACAGTCATGAGGGAAGGTGTTTTGGAGATGTTACATAATGCTGTCTTCTTCATCTTGCCAAACTCTCAGTTTACACTGAAACTACGACTGGATTACACGGACACACGAATAAATTTAAGCAGTAACACTGGCTGCATATACAATCTGATGAAATCCAGCGGTCTGATTGTTAATCACCATAGTTCCCATTCAAAACATGCTTTCTCATTGAACATGAATGGTTGCTTACCTTCATATGTCCTGCTATTGAGTGACCACTCTAATTCtgattttgaaatatatgaAAGATGCTGTGATATGCTCTAATTCTACTCTGCTCATTCCATCAGGATCGCTACATGATCCTCGGTGAGAACGCCTTCTTCGTGAACCCGTCTGACTCTGTAGCCATTATGGCCGCCAATCTCTCCTCTGTGCCCCACTTCCGACAGCAGGGAGTCAAGGGCTTTGCTCGGAGTATGGCCACCAGTGCTGCACTGGACAGGTACAACATACATGTACTATACATAAATCATATATTAAGTCATCCACTACACTAAAAGACACTTTGGTGTCTTTGTTAGGCCGAAAACGGATTGACTAGTACCATGTATGCCCATT
It includes:
- the LOC144194991 gene encoding phosphoglucomutase-like protein 5, yielding METSPIPVMTVQTTPFEDQRPGTNGLRRKTVVFESKKNYLQNYIQSVLSSIDLRDRQGCTMVVGSDGRYLSRGAIEVIVQMAAANGIGRLVIGHNGLLSTPAVSCIIRKIKAIGGIILTASHNPGGPGKDFGVKFNVANGGPSPDSVMERIHQVSRKLEEYAICPDLRIDLSRLGRHDFDLENKFKPFRVEIVDSVEVYLQLLRNIFDFSAIKSLLTGPEQLRISIDAMNGVMGPYVRRILCDELGAPANSAVNCIPMEDFGGRPPEPNLTYASSLVDAMNGGDFGLGAAFDADGDRYMILGENAFFVNPSDSVAIMAANLSSVPHFRQQGVKGFARSMATSAALDRVAKTMKLSLYETPAGWRYFGNLMDSGRCSLCGEESFGTGSDHIREKDGLWSVLMWLSIMAARKQSVEQIVREHWAKFGRNYFCRFDYEGLEPRAAFYLMKDLESVILDKAFTSQKFAVGDHMYNVERADNFEYVDPVDGTVARNQGLRIVFSDASRLVFRMSGSGGGTGAIIRVYAESFERDPERHSRETQVVLGPLIAIALKLSNIQERTGRRGPNIII